TGCACGGCGCCGGACGCGGACCTGGTGCTCATGGTGAAGCCGCAGTTCGAGGTGGGCAAAGAACGGCTCGGCACGGGCGGCGTGGTGCGGAGCGCCGAACTCCGCGCGGACGCGGTGAAGAACGTCGCCCGGCAGGCCGCGGAGCTCGGGCTAGGGGTGCTCGGGGTGACGGCCAGCCCGCTGCCCGGGCCCTCGGGCAATGTCGAGTACTTTCTGTGGCTGCGGGCAGGGGCGCCCGCGCTGGATCCGGCGGATGTGGACCGCGCCGTGGCGGAGGGACCTCGTTGACATCGACGACAGCAGCACCGCGTACCGTCTTCCTGCTCGCGCACACCGGCCGTCCGGCCGCGGTGCGCAGCGCCGAACTTGTGGTCCTCGGGCTGCTGCGCAGCGGCCTCGGGGTACGCGTCCTGGAGGCGGAGGCGGCCGACCTGCCACTGCCACCGTCCGTGGAGACGGTCCCCGAGGCGTGCGAGGACGCGCTGGACGGGTGTGAGCTGCTGATCGTGCTGGGCGGCGACGGGACGCTGCTGCGCGGGGCGGAGTTCTCACGGGCGTCCGGGGTGCCGATGCTCGGCGTGAACCTGGGGCGGGTCGGCTTCCTCGCGGAGGCGGAGCGGGACGACCTGGACAAGGTCGTGGACCGGGTGGTGACGAAGGCGTACGAGGTCGAGGAGCGGATGACCCTCGACGTCGTCGTGCACAACAACGGCGATGTGCTACACACGGATTGGGCGCTGAACGAGGCGGCGGTGCAGAAGGTGTCGCCGGAGCGGATGCTGGAGGTCGTGCTCGCCATCGACGGGCGTCCGGTGACGGGGTTCGGCTGCGACGGGGTGATCTGCGCGACGCCGACGGGCTCGACGGCGTACGCGTTCTCGGCGGGCGGTCCGGTGATGTGGCCGGAGGTCGAGGCGCTGCTGATGGTGCCGATCGGGGCGCACGCGCTGTTCGCGAAGCCGCTGGTGACGACGCCGGACTCGGTACTGGCGGTGGAGGTCGAGCCGCACACGCCGCACGGGGTGCTGTGGTGCGACGGGCGGCGGACGGTGGAGCTGCCGGCGGGGGCACGGGTGGAGGTCCGCAAGGGCAAGGTCCCGGTCCGGCTGGCCCGCCTCCACCACGCGTCCTTCACGGACCGCCTCGTGGCGAAGTTCGCCCTGCCGGTGTCGGGGTGGCGGGGGGCGCCGCACTAGGGGGCGGGGGATCTCCCCCACCCCACCCCTCCCCGAAACCCTGACGAGACCGGGGGCTCCGCGCCCGACCCCCCGGCCGCGACGGCTTCGCCGCGCGGGGTCAGGCTCAGTCGCGGGCGCCGGGTCGCCCGCTGACCCGGTGCGTGGCGCGGGTCGCCGCGTCGGGCGACGGGCCTTGTGGCCCGGACCCCGGCACGACGCTCCCGCCCGCCGTCGGCGAAGACCTGCGGTGCGCAGCCGGGAGTGAGGGGGCCGAGCCCCCACCCCCGAGGGTGATTGCCGTCGTGGTTCACCTGGTGGTTCCGGGTGTTCCGGCAGGGGGCGTCGCAGGGAGGGGGGTGGACCTCGTAAGGTCTTCTTCGTGTTGGAGGAGATGCGGATACGGTCGCTCGGGGTCATCGACGACGCTGTTGTCGAGCTGTCGCCGGGATTCACCGCTGTGACGGGCGAGACCGGTGCCGGTAAGACCATGGTCGTGACCAGTCTCGGGCTGTTGCTCGGGGGGCGGGCCGATCCGGCCCTCGTGCGGATCGGGGCGGGGTCCGCCGTCGTCGAGGGACGGATCACCGTGCCCGCCGGCGCGCCCGCCGCCGTACGGGCCGAGGAGGCCGGCGCCGAGCTGGACGACGGCGTGCTGCTCGTCAGCCGTACTGTCTCCGCCGAGGGCCGCTCCCGCGCGCACCTCGGCGGGCGTTCCGTGCCCGTCGGGCTGCTCGCCGAGCTGGCCGACGAACTCGTCGCCGTCCACGGCCAGACCGACCAGCAGGGCCTGCTCAAGCCCGCCCGGCAGCGCGGCGCCCTCGACCGGTACGCCGGCGACGCCGTCGCCGTACCGCTCGCCGCGTACGGAGAGGCGTACCGCCGCCTCCGCGCCGTCGCCGTCGAGCTGGACGAGCTGACCACCCGTGCCCGCGAGCGGGCCCAGGAGGCCGATCTGCTGCGCTTCGGGCTCGCCGAGATCGAGGCCGTCGAGCCCCGCGCCGGCGAGGACGTCGAGCTGGCCGCCGAGGCCGAGCGGCTCGGCCACGCGGAGGCCCTCGCCTCCGCCGCCGCGCTCGCGCACGGCGCGCTCGCCGGCAACCCCGAGGACCCCGAGGCCGTCGACGCGACGACCCTCGTCGCGGGCGCGGGGCGCGCGCTGGAGGCCGTACGGTCCCACGACCCCGCCCTCGCCGCGCTCGCGGACCGGATCGGCGAGATCTCCATCCTCCTCACCGACGTCGCCGGGGAACTCGCCGGCTACGCCGACAACCTCGACGCCGACCCGCGCCGGCTCGCCGCCGTCGAGGAGCGCCGGGCCGCGCTCACCCAGCTCACCCGCAAGTACGGCGAGGACGTCGCCGCGGTCCTGGCCTGGGCCCAGGACAGCGCCGCCCGGCTGACCGAGCTCGACGGCGACGACGACCGGATCGCCGAGCTCGCCGCGGAGCGCGACACGCTGGCCGCCGAGCTGTCCGGGCTCGCGCAGGCCCTGACCGACGCCCGTACGGAGGCGGCGGCCCGGTTCGCCGACGCCGTCACCGCGGAGCTGGCGTCGCTCGCCATGCCGCACGCGCGGGTGTCGTTCGACATCCGCCAGGTCGAGGCCGCGGACGGCGTCGAGGTCGGCGGGCGCACCGTCGCGTACGGGCCGTCCGGCGCCGACGAGGTCGAGCTGCTGCTCGCCCCGCACCCCGGTGCCCCGCCGCGGCCGATCGCCAAGGGGGCGTCGGGCGGTGAGCTGTCCCGCGTCATGCTCGCGGTCGAGGTCGTCTTCGCGGGTACGGACCCGGTGCCGACGTACCTGTTCGACGAGGTCGACGCGGGCGTCGGCGGCAAGGCGGCCGTCGAGATCGGCCGCCGGCTCGCGAAGCTCGCGAAGTCCGCGCAGGTCGTGGTCGTCACCCACCTCCCGCAGGTCGCGGCCTTCGCCGACCGGCAGCTGCTGGTCGAGAAGACCAACGACGGGTCCGTGACGCGGTCCGGCGTGATCGTGCTGGAGGGCGAGGACCGGGTCCGGGAGCTGTCCCGGATGATGGCCGGCCAGGAGGACTCGGAGACGGCGCGGGCGCACGCGGAGGAGCTGCTGGCGACCGCAAGGGCGGAGGGGTAACCGGGGCCCTGCCCCGGTCCCACCCCGCCCCTTACGCTGGGCGCATGATCGCGAGACAGGGCAGGGCGGGGACCTTCGCGTTGGCCGCGGGGGTGACCCGGGGTGTGTACGCGGCGCTGCGTACGCGTGCGGGTGACGACGACCGCTGGCGGCGCGTCAACTACGCGGGGCGGGACGTCGACCTGTACGCCGGGCCCGCGACCGCAGTAGGTACGGCGCTGGCGGTGGGCAGAGGGCCTGCGGCGTTCGCCGTCCTCGCCGCGGCTGTGTGTGGGGCGTACGACGATGCGCGCGGCGACGACCGGCGCGGGTTCCGGGCGCATCTGGGCGCGCTGCGGAAGGGCGAGGTCACCAGCGGGGCGGTCAAGCTGGTCGGGATCGGCGTGGCCGGGCTCGTCGCGGGCGCGCTGATGAAGGAACGGCCGGTCGACAAGGTCCTCGCGGGCGTGGTGATCGCCGGCACGGCGCACCTCGTCAACCTGGTGGACGTGCAGCCGGGGCGCGCCGCGCTCGGCGTACTGGCCCTCGGCGCGCCCGGGCTGCTGCGCGGGCCGGAGGCGGCCGCGCCGATGGGCGCCGCGGCGGCGGTCCTCGTGGACGACCTCGGGGAGCGCACGATGCTCGGCGACGCGGGCGCGCACGCGCTCGGCGCGGCGGTCGGGGCGGCGATCGCCGCCGGCAACGGGCGGCTCGGGCTCGCCGCGCATGCGACGGCGTTGGTCGCGGCTGCGGTGTGCGGCGACCGGGTCACGGAGCTGGTTCGATCACCCATGTGAGTGATCCGGCGCGGCGAGTTGGGGCGGTGGACACGGGAACGTGGGCCCATCGGTGCCGGAACGTGCGTGCGGGCTGGCATCCTTGGGCGCGTGACTCAGCTGCGTACGGTCCAAGTGCTGGGCGGCGGCAGCGCGGGCAGCAGCGCTCATGTCAGGTCACTCGCCGCGGGGCTCGTGGCGAGGGGCGTGCGGGTGACCGTGTGCGCCCCTGCCCACCTCGACCGCGACTACGACTTCCTGGGCGCCGGCGCGCACTTCGTGCCGGTGCCGCGCCGCAACGACCCGGCGACGGTCGCGCTGCTGCGCAACGCGTGCATCGGCGCGGACGTGGTGCACGCGCACGGGCTGCACGCCGGCGTGCGGACGTCGCTCGCGCTGGCGGGGGGTGCGTGGACGCCGTCGTACACGCCGTTCGTGATGACCTGGCACGTGCGCAGCCACGTGGACGGGGCGCGGGGCGGGTTGTTGCGGCTCGCGGAGCGAAGGACGGCGAGGGCGGCGGCGGTTGTGCTCGGCACGTCGTCCGAGCTCGTCGACCGGGCGCGGCGGAGGGGGGCTCGGGACGCGCGCCTCGCGCCGGTCACCGTGCCTCTGACGCGGGCGCCGGTGTGCCTCCACGACGGCAAGGCGCGGGCGGAACTGGGCGCGGTCGACCGGCCGTTGCTGATGGCGGTCGGGTCGCTGACGCCGGGGCGGGGGTACGGGACGCTGCTCGACGCGGCCCGGGTGTGGCGCGGTCTCGACCCGCAGCCGCTGCTGGTGATCGCGGGGGAGGGGCGCGAACGGGCGGCGCTGCAGCGGCGCATCGAGGACGAGGGGCTGCCGGTACGGCTCGTGGGGCGCCGGGAGGACGTGGCGGAGCTGCTCGCGGCGGCGGACGTCGCGGTGCTGCCGTCCCGCTGGGAGGCCCGCTCGCTGCTGGCGCAGGAGGCGCTGAGGCTGGGCGTGCCGCTGGTCGCGACGGCGGTGGGCGGGGTGCCGGAACTGGTCGGGGACGCGGCGGAGTTGGTCCCGTACGGGGACGCGGAGGCGCTGGCCGCTGCCGTCTCCGGCCTCCTGGCGGACCCCGACCGTCGCTCGGACCTGGCGGCGGCGGGGCGGGTACAGGCGGGCTCCTGGCCCACGGAGGACGAGACGATCGCCCACGTCCTGAGCGTC
This sequence is a window from Streptomyces sp. HUAS YS2. Protein-coding genes within it:
- a CDS encoding NAD kinase; this translates as MTSTTAAPRTVFLLAHTGRPAAVRSAELVVLGLLRSGLGVRVLEAEAADLPLPPSVETVPEACEDALDGCELLIVLGGDGTLLRGAEFSRASGVPMLGVNLGRVGFLAEAERDDLDKVVDRVVTKAYEVEERMTLDVVVHNNGDVLHTDWALNEAAVQKVSPERMLEVVLAIDGRPVTGFGCDGVICATPTGSTAYAFSAGGPVMWPEVEALLMVPIGAHALFAKPLVTTPDSVLAVEVEPHTPHGVLWCDGRRTVELPAGARVEVRKGKVPVRLARLHHASFTDRLVAKFALPVSGWRGAPH
- the recN gene encoding DNA repair protein RecN yields the protein MRIRSLGVIDDAVVELSPGFTAVTGETGAGKTMVVTSLGLLLGGRADPALVRIGAGSAVVEGRITVPAGAPAAVRAEEAGAELDDGVLLVSRTVSAEGRSRAHLGGRSVPVGLLAELADELVAVHGQTDQQGLLKPARQRGALDRYAGDAVAVPLAAYGEAYRRLRAVAVELDELTTRARERAQEADLLRFGLAEIEAVEPRAGEDVELAAEAERLGHAEALASAAALAHGALAGNPEDPEAVDATTLVAGAGRALEAVRSHDPALAALADRIGEISILLTDVAGELAGYADNLDADPRRLAAVEERRAALTQLTRKYGEDVAAVLAWAQDSAARLTELDGDDDRIAELAAERDTLAAELSGLAQALTDARTEAAARFADAVTAELASLAMPHARVSFDIRQVEAADGVEVGGRTVAYGPSGADEVELLLAPHPGAPPRPIAKGASGGELSRVMLAVEVVFAGTDPVPTYLFDEVDAGVGGKAAVEIGRRLAKLAKSAQVVVVTHLPQVAAFADRQLLVEKTNDGSVTRSGVIVLEGEDRVRELSRMMAGQEDSETARAHAEELLATARAEG
- a CDS encoding glycosyltransferase family 4 protein — translated: MTQLRTVQVLGGGSAGSSAHVRSLAAGLVARGVRVTVCAPAHLDRDYDFLGAGAHFVPVPRRNDPATVALLRNACIGADVVHAHGLHAGVRTSLALAGGAWTPSYTPFVMTWHVRSHVDGARGGLLRLAERRTARAAAVVLGTSSELVDRARRRGARDARLAPVTVPLTRAPVCLHDGKARAELGAVDRPLLMAVGSLTPGRGYGTLLDAARVWRGLDPQPLLVIAGEGRERAALQRRIEDEGLPVRLVGRREDVAELLAAADVAVLPSRWEARSLLAQEALRLGVPLVATAVGGVPELVGDAAELVPYGDAEALAAAVSGLLADPDRRSDLAAAGRVQAGSWPTEDETIAHVLSVYDELTAR